CTGGCCCGTCCCCGACTCGGACTTCGCCGCGGACCAGAAGGTGTTCGAGCGCATCGCCATGGAGGCGCCGGCCCAGCTGGCCTGAGAGGACGGTGTGTGACCGGATGGACAGTGACGGTGACCACTCAGATGTGCGGAGTCCCGCACGGTCGTGCGGGCATATGCGGGAGAATGGCCGGGTGACCTCAGCGACTCGACAGCCCGAGACCCCGGCCGCCGCGATACCGCCCCGGCTGATCGCCACCGACCTGGACGGCACGCTGCTGCGCGACGACAAGTCGGTCTCCCCACGGACGATCGCCGCCCTCGCGGCCGCCGAGGAGGCGGGCATCGAGGTCTTCTTCGTCACCGGCCGCCCGGCCCGCTGGATGGACGTCGTCAGTGATCATGTCCACGGCCACGGCCTGGCGATCTGCGGCAACGGCGCCGCCGTGGTCGACCTGCACGGCGGCCCCGGCACGCACCGCTTCGTGAAGGTGCGGGAGCTGGCCCGGGAGAACGCGCGGGACGCCGTACGGCTGCTGCGGGAGTCGGCACCGGGCACGGTCTTCGCGGTGGAGCAGACGTACGGCTTCTACCAGGAGCCGGACTATCCCAAGCTGCACATGGAGGTGCCGGACGCGCTCGCGCCCGCCGAGCACCTGCTCGCCTCGGACGCGCCGGGTGCCGGCGAGCCCGTGCTCAAGATCCTCGCCTACCACCCCACCCTCGATCCGGACGCCTTCCTGACCCTGGCCCGCCTCGCCATCGGCGACCGCGCCAACGTCACCCGCTCCAGCCCCAGCGCCCTGCTGGAGATCAGCGGCCCGGGCGTCTCCAAGGCCAGCACGCTCGCGCTCTGCTGTGCCGAGCGCGGCATCTCCCACGAGGAGGTCGTCGCGTTCGGGGACATGCCGAACGACGTCGAGATGCTCACCTGGGCAGGGCAGTCGTACGCGATGGGCAACGCGCACCCCGACGCCGTCGCGGCGGCGTCCGGCCGTACCGCCGCGAACAACGAGGACGGCGTGGCGGTGGTGATCGAGCGGCTGCTCGCGGAGCGCGGCCACACGCTCTCCGAGCGGACCGGCCACCGGCTCGACGGCTGAGCGGACACACGCCAGGGCGTGCCTGCGACGTCCCTTCTGCCCGGCGACGCCCGGCCTAGCCGATCCGGACCCCGCGGGCCGCCAGCCAGGGCACCGGATCGAGCCCCGAGCCCAGCTCGCGGGTGACCCGGACCTCGAAGTGCAGGTGCGGGCCGGTGGAGTTGCCGGTGGTGCCGGACTGGCCGATCCACTGGCCCGTCCCCACCCGCTCGCCCTGGTCCACGGCGATGGACGCGAGATGGGCGTACTGCGTGTAGTAGCCGCCCCGGTGCTCGAGCACGACCTCCATGCCGAAGGCACCCCCGCAGGACACCTTGACGACCTTGCCCGCGCCGACCGCCCGCACCGGTGTGCCGATCGGCACCGCGAAGTCCTGCCCGGTGTGCCGGTGGGCCCACCGGGCACCGCCGCTGCCGAACGAGGCGGACAGCGTGTACGTCTCCACCGGCGCCACCCACGCGGTCGTGTAGGACGTCTCCGGCTGGTCCAGCCGTACCGCACCCCGGCAGCTGCCCGCCGCGGCCGAGACGTCCGCCTCGCCCTGGAGGCGGGTGCGCGCCTCCTGCAGCTTCCGCTCGATGGACGCCTTCATCGCCGCGAGTTCGGCGTTCCGCTCCTCCAGCGCCCGCCAGGCCGCCTCGGCCCTCGCCTCGTCGGCGGCGAGCCGGGCCT
Above is a genomic segment from Streptomyces glaucescens containing:
- a CDS encoding Cof-type HAD-IIB family hydrolase, whose amino-acid sequence is MTSATRQPETPAAAIPPRLIATDLDGTLLRDDKSVSPRTIAALAAAEEAGIEVFFVTGRPARWMDVVSDHVHGHGLAICGNGAAVVDLHGGPGTHRFVKVRELARENARDAVRLLRESAPGTVFAVEQTYGFYQEPDYPKLHMEVPDALAPAEHLLASDAPGAGEPVLKILAYHPTLDPDAFLTLARLAIGDRANVTRSSPSALLEISGPGVSKASTLALCCAERGISHEEVVAFGDMPNDVEMLTWAGQSYAMGNAHPDAVAAASGRTAANNEDGVAVVIERLLAERGHTLSERTGHRLDG
- a CDS encoding M23 family metallopeptidase — encoded protein: MLSPRRHPVLCALLVCALAVLAARPGDPSVGDGVTGGADGSGTGTGTRVARLYRDAAVATQQYERGRHEAEAQRAEARRLEGLLEDQRREIAVLHEDLGRIARAQYRDGGGLPIAARLVLAGSPEELMRGQHALSQAELAVNNAIAKSRRAQARLAADEARAEAAWRALEERNAELAAMKASIERKLQEARTRLQGEADVSAAAGSCRGAVRLDQPETSYTTAWVAPVETYTLSASFGSGGARWAHRHTGQDFAVPIGTPVRAVGAGKVVKVSCGGAFGMEVVLEHRGGYYTQYAHLASIAVDQGERVGTGQWIGQSGTTGNSTGPHLHFEVRVTRELGSGLDPVPWLAARGVRIG